Proteins encoded within one genomic window of Bradyrhizobium sp. AZCC 1719:
- a CDS encoding SGNH/GDSL hydrolase family protein has protein sequence MRKPTSFLRVFTETGPLVALAVAIALLIGIVGPASAQFFNFGGFGGQPQRQAPQRGWFGGDFFSPFQQQAPQAPRQDFSRAPAPAKRDTVPERNVLVLGDAMADWLAYGLEDTYSEQPDMGVIRKHKTVSGLIKYQPRGEPADWTAAAKGILATEKPDAIVVMLGLHDRQAIREAVTEKKTDKKEDKKDARGKTDTKTDTKPADAKKPEGSADTAKRDDKPADAELSPDDAADNDTPQSAAPARSGGGLYEFRDERWVELYTKKIEELIGVLKSKGVPVLWVGLPAIRGQRGTADMLFLDALYRDGAGKAGITYVDIWDGFVDEAGRFLQKGPDFEGQIRQLRTADGVFFTRPGARKLAHYVEREVTRLLAARSGPIAVPIEPATPEANVAPGQPAPRPLAGPVMPLVASSVGTDQLLGGPGSRPAAVDALAARTLVKGEALAAPAGRADDYIWPRREIGREPAKGDTPMAATSPSGTAAAAPPQKQLLLPPPQQTLQQQKRQLPPPMQIRPAQNNGPSLRDFFGGFGAAPRPPAPPAAAPPRGPAALPGAPRPPGNVGRSAEVPPGNFTR, from the coding sequence ATGCGAAAGCCAACGTCCTTCTTGCGCGTGTTTACCGAGACCGGGCCACTGGTGGCGCTGGCGGTTGCGATCGCGCTCCTGATCGGGATCGTGGGACCAGCGTCGGCGCAGTTCTTCAATTTCGGCGGCTTTGGCGGGCAGCCGCAGCGGCAAGCGCCGCAACGCGGCTGGTTCGGCGGCGATTTCTTTTCGCCATTCCAGCAGCAGGCCCCGCAGGCGCCGCGCCAGGATTTCTCCCGCGCGCCCGCGCCCGCCAAGCGAGACACGGTGCCGGAACGTAACGTGCTGGTGCTCGGCGACGCCATGGCCGACTGGCTCGCCTATGGCCTGGAAGACACCTATTCCGAGCAGCCCGACATGGGCGTGATCCGCAAGCACAAGACCGTCTCCGGCCTGATCAAGTATCAGCCGCGCGGCGAGCCCGCCGATTGGACCGCGGCCGCCAAGGGCATCCTCGCCACCGAAAAGCCCGACGCCATCGTCGTCATGCTCGGCCTCCACGACCGCCAGGCCATCCGCGAGGCGGTCACCGAGAAGAAGACCGACAAGAAGGAAGACAAGAAGGACGCGCGCGGCAAGACGGATACCAAGACAGATACCAAGCCGGCCGACGCAAAGAAGCCGGAAGGCTCGGCTGACACGGCAAAGCGCGACGATAAGCCGGCCGATGCCGAATTGTCGCCTGACGATGCAGCCGATAACGACACGCCGCAAAGCGCCGCACCCGCGCGATCTGGCGGCGGACTTTACGAGTTCCGCGACGAGCGCTGGGTCGAACTCTACACCAAGAAGATCGAAGAGCTGATCGGCGTGCTGAAATCCAAGGGCGTCCCGGTGTTGTGGGTCGGCCTGCCGGCGATCCGAGGGCAAAGGGGAACGGCCGACATGCTGTTCCTCGATGCGCTGTATCGCGACGGCGCCGGCAAGGCCGGTATCACCTATGTCGATATCTGGGATGGATTTGTCGATGAAGCCGGCCGGTTCCTGCAGAAAGGTCCCGACTTCGAAGGCCAGATCCGCCAGCTCCGCACGGCCGACGGCGTTTTCTTCACCAGGCCCGGCGCGCGCAAGCTCGCGCATTATGTCGAGCGCGAGGTGACGCGCCTGCTGGCCGCCCGCTCCGGGCCCATCGCCGTGCCGATCGAACCGGCGACGCCGGAGGCCAATGTCGCGCCTGGCCAGCCGGCGCCGCGTCCGCTGGCCGGACCGGTCATGCCGCTGGTCGCCTCGTCCGTCGGCACCGATCAGTTGCTCGGCGGTCCCGGCTCGCGTCCGGCAGCGGTCGATGCGCTCGCCGCGCGCACGCTGGTGAAGGGTGAAGCGCTGGCCGCGCCGGCCGGCCGCGCGGACGACTACATATGGCCTCGTCGCGAAATCGGCCGCGAGCCGGCGAAGGGTGATACGCCGATGGCGGCCACCTCACCGAGCGGAACCGCGGCAGCCGCCCCGCCACAGAAGCAGCTCTTACTGCCGCCGCCGCAGCAAACGCTGCAGCAACAGAAGAGACAACTGCCGCCGCCGATGCAGATCCGCCCGGCGCAAAACAACGGTCCGTCACTGCGTGACTTCTTCGGCGGTTTCGGTGCGGCGCCGCGGCCGCCTGCGCCACCCGCGGCTGCACCACCGCGCGGACCCGCTGCTCTTCCGGGCGCGCCGCGGCCGCCGGGCAATGTCGGGCGCTCGGCAGAGGTTCCGCCGGGCAATTTCACGCGGTGA
- a CDS encoding lytic murein transglycosylase — translation MGLLERVTDNRTGAILIAAALLCSSGQSQAQSSGNGVSNFFGNIFSGQKAVAQQVTPGPDGSPPPWSGEDGASGHPLMTASAIRQAAANFQNCVASMWPDAARRNVTQQNFERFTAGLEPDLRIMDLMDSQPEFTKAIWDYLDILVNDNRLAKGGEILAQYKPQFDAAEKAYGVDRYIIASIWGIESNYSTQVGDRNVVRSTATLACIGRRQAYFKDEFLTAIEILNRGDLRPEQMRGSWAGAFGPTQFMPTAFKRYAVDADGDGRRDVVDNVADLIASTANNLKKDGWQTGRSWGYEVVLPESFNFMLADKSKAMTIAQWQSQGLKRADGKPFPDTTEKAYLLAPAGMQGPGFLMLQNFRVIMKYNPAEAYALAIGHFADRLRGGPPFVQPWPRQERVLSRAERLELQQLLAQRGFYKGTPDGQFGGQTREALRSFQASIGAPADGFASSDVLERLRGR, via the coding sequence ATGGGTCTCTTGGAACGAGTGACGGATAATCGAACCGGCGCGATCTTAATCGCCGCAGCGCTGTTGTGTTCCAGCGGCCAGTCCCAGGCCCAATCCTCCGGCAACGGGGTTTCGAACTTTTTCGGCAATATCTTCTCAGGGCAGAAGGCCGTGGCGCAGCAGGTCACGCCCGGCCCGGACGGCAGTCCGCCGCCCTGGAGCGGCGAAGACGGCGCCTCCGGCCATCCACTGATGACGGCGTCCGCGATCCGGCAGGCGGCGGCGAACTTTCAAAATTGCGTCGCCTCGATGTGGCCGGATGCTGCGCGGCGCAACGTCACCCAGCAAAATTTCGAGCGCTTCACCGCCGGGCTCGAGCCTGATTTGCGCATCATGGACCTGATGGACTCGCAGCCCGAATTCACCAAGGCGATTTGGGACTATCTCGATATCCTCGTGAACGACAACCGCCTTGCCAAGGGCGGCGAGATCCTCGCCCAATACAAGCCGCAATTCGACGCGGCGGAGAAAGCCTATGGCGTCGACCGCTACATCATCGCATCGATCTGGGGCATCGAATCCAACTACTCGACGCAAGTGGGCGACCGCAACGTCGTGCGATCGACCGCGACACTGGCCTGCATCGGCCGCCGCCAGGCCTATTTCAAGGATGAATTCCTCACCGCGATCGAGATCCTCAACCGCGGCGATCTCAGACCCGAACAGATGCGCGGCTCCTGGGCCGGCGCGTTCGGGCCGACGCAGTTCATGCCGACGGCCTTCAAGCGCTATGCCGTCGACGCCGACGGTGACGGCCGCCGCGACGTCGTCGACAACGTCGCCGATCTGATCGCCTCCACCGCCAACAACCTCAAGAAAGACGGCTGGCAGACCGGCCGGAGCTGGGGCTACGAGGTGGTGCTGCCGGAGAGCTTCAATTTCATGCTGGCGGACAAGTCCAAGGCGATGACGATTGCGCAGTGGCAGAGCCAGGGACTGAAGCGGGCCGATGGCAAGCCGTTTCCTGACACAACCGAGAAGGCCTATTTGCTGGCGCCGGCCGGCATGCAGGGGCCCGGCTTCCTGATGCTGCAGAATTTCCGGGTGATCATGAAATACAATCCGGCGGAGGCCTATGCGCTGGCGATCGGCCATTTTGCCGACCGCCTGCGCGGCGGGCCGCCGTTCGTGCAACCCTGGCCGCGGCAGGAACGGGTGCTGTCGCGGGCGGAGCGACTGGAACTGCAGCAGCTCCTGGCGCAGCGCGGCTTCTACAAGGGCACGCCGGATGGCCAGTTCGGTGGCCAGACGCGGGAGGCACTCCGCAGCTTCCAGGCTTCGATCGGCGCGCCAGCGGACGGATTTGCCTCTTCCGACGTGCTGGAGCGGCTGCGGGGCCGTTAA
- the galU gene encoding UTP--glucose-1-phosphate uridylyltransferase GalU — protein sequence MKIRKAVFPVAGLGTRVLPATKAMPKEMLTIVDKPLIQYVVDEAKEAGIEHFVFVTGRNKGVIEDHFDRMFELDTTLAARGKKAEQDILARDQPEAGAMSFTRQQAPLGLGHAVWCARDIVGDEPFAVVLPDELVLNSPGCLKQMIEAAAKLGAKSNLLAVEAVPDDLTHQYGICGVGKRLAKNMFEVDGMVEKPPKGTAPSNLSITGRYILQPEIFKILETQERGAGNEIQLTDAMKALAKMQKFYGVEFEGERHDCGSKSGFIRANIAYGMARPELRDGLRAEMKKYLEK from the coding sequence ATGAAAATCCGTAAAGCCGTCTTCCCGGTCGCCGGCCTCGGCACCCGCGTCCTGCCCGCCACCAAGGCGATGCCGAAGGAAATGCTGACCATCGTCGACAAGCCGCTGATTCAATACGTGGTCGACGAGGCCAAGGAGGCCGGCATCGAGCATTTCGTCTTCGTCACCGGGCGCAACAAGGGGGTGATCGAGGACCATTTCGACCGGATGTTCGAGCTCGACACCACGCTCGCCGCGCGCGGCAAGAAGGCCGAGCAGGACATCCTGGCGCGCGACCAGCCCGAAGCCGGCGCCATGAGTTTCACCCGCCAGCAGGCGCCGCTCGGCCTCGGCCACGCGGTCTGGTGCGCGCGCGATATTGTTGGCGATGAGCCGTTCGCAGTGGTGCTGCCGGACGAGCTGGTGCTCAACAGCCCGGGTTGCCTGAAGCAGATGATCGAGGCCGCGGCGAAACTCGGCGCTAAATCCAATCTGCTCGCGGTGGAGGCGGTGCCCGACGATCTCACCCACCAGTACGGCATTTGCGGCGTCGGCAAGCGCCTCGCCAAGAACATGTTCGAGGTCGACGGCATGGTGGAGAAGCCGCCGAAGGGCACCGCGCCGTCAAACCTCTCCATCACCGGGCGTTACATCCTGCAGCCGGAAATCTTCAAGATCCTCGAAACCCAGGAGCGCGGTGCGGGCAACGAGATCCAGCTCACCGATGCAATGAAAGCTCTCGCCAAGATGCAAAAGTTCTACGGCGTGGAATTCGAGGGCGAGCGGCACGACTGCGGCTCGAAATCCGGCTTCATTCGCGCCAACATCGCCTACGGCATGGCCCGCCCCGAGCTGCGCGACGGCCTGCGCGCGGAGATGAAGAAGTATCTGGAGAAATGA
- a CDS encoding type II toxin-antitoxin system RelE/ParE family toxin, translating into MQTVVETPSYLADAERLFSLDERKAIVDRLASDPACGVVVPGGGGIRKVRFGFGARGKSGGARIVYLFSGADLPVFILAVFAKNEKANLSASERNALGKMVATMIEDYRRRR; encoded by the coding sequence ATGCAGACCGTTGTCGAGACGCCGTCGTACCTGGCCGATGCGGAACGCCTGTTTTCGTTGGACGAACGAAAAGCCATCGTGGATCGACTGGCATCCGATCCTGCCTGCGGGGTAGTCGTCCCCGGTGGTGGCGGAATTCGTAAAGTGCGATTCGGCTTCGGCGCGCGCGGCAAGAGCGGTGGCGCGCGAATTGTCTATTTGTTCTCTGGAGCAGACCTGCCTGTATTTATTCTGGCAGTTTTTGCCAAGAACGAGAAGGCCAATCTCTCGGCTTCTGAACGTAATGCGCTAGGCAAGATGGTTGCGACTATGATCGAAGACTATCGGAGGCGAAGGTGA
- a CDS encoding helix-turn-helix domain-containing protein — MTKAAFDKIKAGLGDAKAYLDGSANKRTFGIHVPARVNVKKIRTQLGMSQESFAQTYGFALSAVRDWEQGRRQPERSARILLKVVEKEPDAVTRALAKSA; from the coding sequence GTGACAAAAGCCGCATTCGACAAGATCAAGGCAGGGCTGGGCGACGCCAAGGCCTATCTCGACGGATCCGCGAACAAGAGGACATTCGGAATTCATGTTCCTGCGCGGGTGAATGTAAAAAAGATACGTACGCAGCTCGGTATGTCGCAAGAGAGCTTCGCTCAAACCTATGGATTTGCGTTGTCGGCCGTGCGTGATTGGGAGCAAGGCCGCCGGCAGCCGGAACGCAGTGCCCGCATTTTGCTCAAGGTCGTGGAGAAAGAGCCCGACGCCGTGACGCGAGCCTTGGCGAAGAGCGCCTAA
- a CDS encoding GGDEF domain-containing protein — translation MLFERQSDEARKGWFRKDSGRRPWRLSVKLLIASSVAAVIGFSAICTSVMLDMRRGEEELARQTLENLASSIDADISRNIELYDLSLRNVATNLVMPEIEKVSKEIRHLILFDHAATARHFGAIQVFDAQGKLIIDAASLDPVPEDRSDEEYFFVHRDKPDVGLYMSRPMLHRSAYSIVLSRRITDADGGFLGVVVGSIRFSYFHDLFGRLTLDPADTITVLRRDRTIIMRKPFDLDIVGKNLAERRNWNPTNLKQGGSYAGVGPVDPTPRLYVRSANTSLFFVVVGKPLASILSLWHREVIRIGAVMVALILFVFGTTLFLAREIGRRAEAEEKLEELATTDALTGLKNRRKFDSEIDLEWRRATRNQTPVAVLMIDADHFKSYNDTFGHQAGDQVLVGIAICISDSVKRAGDCPARYGGEEFAVLLPGLSAVDAFAVAETIRLKVEQWSEDPGVTTVSIGVASMTPTAAIDWSYLIEAADKALYAAKANGRNQSVVAAIPQLALVA, via the coding sequence ATGCTATTCGAGCGGCAAAGCGACGAAGCCAGAAAGGGTTGGTTCAGGAAAGACTCCGGCCGCCGCCCCTGGCGATTGTCCGTAAAGCTGTTGATCGCATCGTCGGTCGCGGCGGTGATCGGCTTCTCCGCGATTTGTACCAGCGTCATGCTCGACATGCGCCGCGGCGAGGAAGAGCTGGCGCGGCAAACACTGGAAAATCTAGCCTCGAGCATCGACGCCGATATCAGCCGGAATATCGAACTCTACGACCTGTCGCTGCGTAACGTCGCCACCAATCTGGTGATGCCGGAGATCGAAAAGGTCAGCAAGGAGATTCGCCATCTGATTCTGTTCGATCATGCCGCGACTGCCAGGCATTTCGGCGCGATCCAGGTGTTCGACGCGCAAGGCAAGCTGATCATCGATGCGGCAAGCCTCGATCCGGTGCCGGAGGATCGCAGCGATGAGGAATACTTCTTCGTCCATCGCGACAAGCCCGACGTCGGCTTGTACATGAGCCGTCCGATGCTGCATCGCAGCGCCTATTCGATCGTGCTCAGCCGGCGCATCACCGACGCCGATGGTGGTTTTCTCGGTGTGGTCGTGGGCTCGATCCGCTTCAGTTATTTCCACGATTTGTTCGGGCGGCTGACACTCGATCCCGCCGATACGATCACGGTATTGCGTCGTGACCGGACGATCATCATGCGCAAACCATTCGACCTCGACATCGTCGGCAAAAATCTGGCAGAGCGAAGAAACTGGAATCCGACAAATCTGAAGCAAGGCGGATCCTACGCCGGGGTCGGACCGGTGGACCCGACACCGCGGCTTTACGTTCGAAGCGCCAATACGAGCCTGTTCTTTGTCGTAGTCGGAAAACCGCTGGCGAGCATCCTGAGCCTCTGGCACCGGGAGGTGATCCGGATCGGAGCGGTCATGGTGGCCCTGATCCTGTTCGTGTTCGGCACCACATTGTTCCTCGCGCGCGAGATCGGCCGCCGCGCCGAGGCTGAGGAAAAGTTGGAAGAGCTTGCGACCACCGACGCGCTCACCGGCCTGAAGAACCGGCGCAAATTCGATTCCGAGATCGACCTGGAATGGCGGCGGGCGACGCGCAACCAGACCCCCGTCGCGGTGTTGATGATCGATGCCGATCATTTCAAATCGTACAATGACACGTTTGGACATCAGGCCGGCGACCAGGTGCTGGTCGGCATTGCGATCTGCATTTCGGATTCGGTGAAGCGGGCCGGCGACTGTCCGGCCAGATACGGCGGCGAGGAATTTGCGGTACTTCTGCCTGGCCTCTCGGCTGTGGATGCGTTCGCGGTCGCCGAGACCATCCGCCTGAAGGTCGAACAATGGTCGGAAGATCCCGGCGTGACGACGGTGAGTATCGGCGTGGCGAGTATGACGCCCACGGCAGCGATCGATTGGTCCTATCTGATCGAAGCGGCCGACAAGGCGCTCTACGCAGCCAAGGCCAACGGCCGTAACCAGTCCGTGGTCGCCGCGATCCCGCAGCTTGCGCTGGTGGCTTAG
- a CDS encoding DUF7662 domain-containing protein, with product MNVYDPLRDYLKAQTRTEFVLSFEEIEEIIDAALPRAAHRASWWETLRSPQEKMPQREACLEAGYIATRQADGKSVKFKRMPVRR from the coding sequence GTGAACGTTTACGATCCGTTGCGGGACTATCTGAAGGCGCAGACGCGCACCGAATTCGTGCTGAGCTTCGAAGAGATCGAGGAGATCATCGATGCGGCGCTGCCGCGCGCCGCGCACCGTGCGTCATGGTGGGAGACGTTGCGCAGTCCGCAGGAGAAGATGCCGCAGCGCGAGGCCTGCCTCGAAGCCGGCTACATCGCAACGCGGCAGGCGGATGGAAAGAGCGTGAAGTTCAAGAGAATGCCGGTGAGGCGGTGA